The DNA window GCTACGGAGGATATTTAGTTTCAACCAATCAAATTCACTTTCTCGGCGCACTCGTCGCTGGAGTAGTCGGTGGTACACTGGCTCAATTATTTTTGTATTATCTTGGCGTTTTAGGTGGACGACCCTTTTTTGAGAAATACGGTAAATGGTTGTTGATCTCTCAGAAGCATCTTCATGCATCAGAAATATGGTTCGAACGTTACGGGAATGTGGTGGTGTTTTTTGCCCGCTTCATTCCAATTGTCCGGCATGCGATTTCTATCCCAGCAGGTGTCAGTCGCATGAATGCACGATCATTTACAGTTTATACGATTGGAGCTATGATTCCATGGACCGTGTTATTCCTATTATTAGGCATGAAACTGGGTCAGCACTGGGTAGAAATTGAAACGATCGCAGGACCGTATGTCAAGCCTGTCATCTCCTTTGCTTTATTTTCTCTTCTTCTCTTTTTTCTTTGGAACTATCAAAAAAGAAAATAATAGCTTCATAGCGATAGTTGCCTAAACCAACTTGTAAATCTTTTCATATACTCCGATACACACAAAGAACTTATAGACAAAAATTTACGGATTGAATTACTTATAAGAAGCTTTAACAAGGCTTTTTTCGAAGGATTATTGTTTTTCAAAAAAGTCTATATTCTGATTGAAAAAGAAAGGTCACGTGGCATCTTATTGTCTTTTATTGAGGCTCTTTTCGTATACATTGTGGTATTTCATCTGATTTTTAATTAAATTGCCCATTTCACTGATGATTTCCGTCAAATATAGACGAAATGATGCCCGAAACAAAACTATATCAACGTTTATAGACTGGTTCGAAATGCCACAAACTTTGCGAAAACAGCCTTTATTGAACGAAATTACCACTCAATAGGATC is part of the Bacillus sp. 2205SS5-2 genome and encodes:
- a CDS encoding DedA family protein, which translates into the protein MEEYITNIVLWLGNWNYIGIALLLMIEVIPSEIVLSYGGYLVSTNQIHFLGALVAGVVGGTLAQLFLYYLGVLGGRPFFEKYGKWLLISQKHLHASEIWFERYGNVVVFFARFIPIVRHAISIPAGVSRMNARSFTVYTIGAMIPWTVLFLLLGMKLGQHWVEIETIAGPYVKPVISFALFSLLLFFLWNYQKRK